The following coding sequences lie in one Plasmodium sp. gorilla clade G2 genome assembly, contig: PADLG01_00_47, whole genome shotgun sequence genomic window:
- a CDS encoding RING zinc finger protein,putative, with product MVEEENGIRSYFRRLYINTSDYVKNYMTASDQEMQNNADPIMDIIATAPSDSLYFIERINLISAIISLSTSFPYLTYLLIYWKDCSCNDILRWWIVINSILQLIQAPVRFFLYFLLRKYKSENERMHIHALRRLTSSKGWKLSKRFSLLNYLWFITGTVVMVVTRKHTKNFYLWFISWTIILSCIFRVFFTIIWFCFFFPYHQNIPKKKKGVPKTFFSEITTFKYCLTRKLKNESCSICLSDFIEKDEIMELNCLHNFHTKCAKKWLSQKRHCPLCQRDVMKPI from the exons atggtagAAGAGGAAAATGGAATACGTAGTTATTTTAgaagattatatataaacactTCTGAC tATGTAAAAAATTACATGACTGCTTCAGATCAAGAAATGCAAAATAATGCCGATCCAATTATGGATATAATAGCCACGGCTCCAAGtgattcattatattttattgaaaGGATAAATCTTATATCAGCAATAATAAGTTTAAGTACATCCTTTCCATATTTAACTTACTTACTTATATATTGGAAAGATTGTTCATGTAATGATATTTTGAGGTGGTGGATTGTTATAAATAGTATCTTACAATTAATACAAGCACCTGTTagatttttcttatattttttgttaagaaaatataaaagcgAAAATGAACGAATGCACATACACGC attGAGAAGACTTACCAGCTCTAAAGGTTGGAAACTTAGCAAACGATTCAGCCTCCTAAATTATTTGTGGTTCATAACTGGTACTGTAGTTATGGTTGTAACTAGAAAACATACGAAGAATTTTTACTTATGGTTTATATCTTGgactattatattatcatgtaTATTCCGTGTATTCTTTACAATTATAtggttttgttttttctttccttatcatcaaaatatacccaaaaaaaaaaaaggagtaCCCAAAACTTTTTTCTCAGAAATTACAACATTTAAATATTGCTTAACaaggaaattaaaaaatgaatcatGTTCTATATGTTTATCAGATTTTATAGAAAAAGATGAAATCATGGAATTAAATTGTTTACATAATTTCCATACCAAATGCGCTAAAAAATGGCTATCACAAAAAAGACATTGTCCTTTATGTCAAAGGGACGTTATGAAAccaatatga